Proteins encoded by one window of Vitis riparia cultivar Riparia Gloire de Montpellier isolate 1030 chromosome 11, EGFV_Vit.rip_1.0, whole genome shotgun sequence:
- the LOC117924946 gene encoding beta-amyrin 28-monooxygenase-like, producing the protein MIMQQSDMELLLLSFLLLMALSLSFWIRFFVHKLEKSSGINLPPGKMGFPFIGESLEFLRMGRKGTPERFIQDRMAKYSTQIFKTCLLGEPTAVVCGAAGNKLLFSNENKLVTSWWPRSVEKIFPSSLQTSTKEESMKTRKLLPAFLKPEALQKYVGIMDSIAKWHLDNHWDLNETVTVFPLAKQYTFMVACRLFLSIDDPKHIAKFANPFHILAAGVMSIPINFPGTPFNRAIKAADSVRKELRAIIKQRKIQVLEGKSSSSKHDILSHMLTTTDENGQFLNEMDIADKILGLLIGGHDTASAAITFIIKYLAELPQVYNEVLKEQMEVAAGKKSGEMLDWEDIQKMKYSWNVANEVMRLAPPLQGSFREAITDFTYAGFSIPKGWKLYWSTNATHKNPDYFPDPEKFDPSRFEGNGPIPYTYVPFGGGPRMCPGKEYARLEILVFIHNVVRRFSWYKLHPNEDVIVDPMPMPAKGLPIRLRHH; encoded by the exons ATGATCATGCAGCAAAGCGACATGGAGCTCTTGCTCCTCTCCTTTCTCCTCCTcatggctctctctctctctttttggaTTCGCTTCTTTGTCCATAAACTCGAAAAAAGCAGTGGTATTAACCTGCCTCCAGGGAAAATGGGTTTTCCATTCATTGGTGAAAGTCTAGAATTCCTTCGGATGGGCAGGAAGGGAACCCCTGAAAGGTTCATTCAAGATAGGATGGCCAAATACTCAACCCAGATCTTCAAAACTTGCTTACTCGGAGAACCAACTGCAGTTGTGTGTGGGGCTGCTGGAAACAAGTTGTTGTTCTCCAACGAGAACAAGCTTGTTACTTCATGGTGGCCGCGCTCTGTGGAGAAGATATTTCCCTCTTCTCTTCAGACTTCGACCAAAGAAGAGTCCATGAAAACTCGTAAGTTGCTTCCAGCCTTTCTAAAACCCGAGGCGTTGCAAAAGTATGTGGGGATCATGGATTCCATAGCGAAGTGGCATTTGGATAACCACTGGGACTTGAATGAAACCGTTACTGTTTTCCCTCTTGCCAAGCAATACACCTTCATGGTGGCTTGTAGATTGTTCTTGAGCATAGATGACCCTAAGCACATTGCAAAATTCGCTAACCCATTTCATATTTTGGCTGCTGGGGTCATGTCAATACCTATAAACTTCCCTGGGACCCCATTCAACCGTGCTATCAAGGCTGCGGATTCCGTAAGAAAGGAGCTCAGAGCAATAATCAAGCAAAGGAAAATTCAAGTTTTAGAGGGGAAAAGTTCATCCTCTAAGCATGATATACTGTCCCATATGCTCACCACAACAGATGAGAATGGACAGTTCTTGAATGAGATGGACATTGCGGATAAGATACTTGGTTTGCTAATTGGTGGCCATGACACTGCAAGTGCTGCCATAACTTTCATCATCAAGTATCTTGCAGAGTTGCCACAAGTCTACAATGAGGTTTTAAAGG AGCAAATGGAGGTTGCAGCCGGGAAGAAAAGTGGAGAGATGCTTGATTGGGAGGACATACAAAAGATGAAGTATTCATGGAATGTGGCAAATGAAGTAATGAGGCTGGCACCACCACTTCAAGGTAGTTTCCGAGAGGCCATAACTGACTTCACCTATGCTGGTTTCTCCATTCCCAAAGGGTGGAAG TTGTACTGGAGCACAAACGCAACACACAAGAACCCTGACTACTTCCCTGATCCGGAGAAATTTGATCCTTCAAGGTTTGAAGGAAATGGACCCATTCCTTACACCTATGTTCCTTTCGGAGGAGGACCACGAATGTGCCCTGGGAAAGAGTATGCTCGTTTGGAAATACTTGTTTTCATACACAATGTTGTGAGACGGTTCAGTTGGTATAAACTGCATCCAAATGAAGATGTCATAGTGGATCCAATGCCAATGCCTGCAAAAGGACTTCCCATTCGCCTTCGTCACCATTAA